TTCTAGTTTTTATAGATATAATATTCGCACGGAGATAGGGTAGAACGTTAAACATTGCAGCATAAAAGCAGGGAATGTATATTTAAATCGACATAAAGTTCAGATGACTTCTATTGGCGATCATTCATTTGAGATGCCACCAAGAACATGTCATAAAGAGGCTTAGATTCTAATGTAAAGGAGACTCAAGGTAGGGCACTAGTAGAGAAGACAAATTAGCCTATTTGGTGCAAGGGCCTTCCTGGTTGAGTCAGAATCAAGCAATGAATTCATGTTTGAATTCTGTTTGTAGTTTAGGTAATCTTAGATCATATATGTATTTGCAAGTGTATGTTCTCTACCTTTGAGGTATTCATTTCGGTACTAAAGACTCGTCATTCCTTAACATTTATGAATGCAATGCGTATTACCTAAAACTCATTTCGATACTAAAAGAAACAAGGCCTCATTAAAAGACCTCAGGACAAATTTTGTAGCCCTTCTGACAGTGGTTAAGCTACATACTGCAATCCAATTCCGCCAACAGCGCAAGTTCTTTTGTTTCATGGCAATATGATCAATGGATGTAGGCAGAAGAACTATGTCGGCTCAATCCCCTTTGGTTGGAAAGGGGAAGTTAATACTGGCACAAATAAACCTTCATGCTAAGCTCATCCTTTATTGAAACGACATGAAATGTCTAATTTTTTCTCCCAAGCTGGCAAGTCCATTTTGCCATACCTCAAAATGAAACGGCCACTGTATCACTCAAAATTCTTTTTGTATTTACTGTTCTATTctatagaatatacacatacatCAAATCTTTGATATGTGAAATTATTAATGGCTAGATATATGCAGACAGATAAGAATGCCACCAAGCAAAACAGCAAATGTACACATGTATGTAGCAATAATTCACTCTTTTAACATGTGAAAgtaaatatgataaaaaaatcagttatttatgatatgataacTGATATCTCACATGTGCAATCAAATTCAAACTACAGCACTTACATTCCAGCATTCTTGGCTGCAAGAACTCCAGCCGGTGCATCTTCAAACACAAGAATTTTCTTCGGATCAATTGGGGAACCCTGTTTACACAAATCTTGTAATCAGTCACTTTTACCTAATCAATATCTATGTTCACCAAAAATACTAATGTGTAAAGGACGTAATAGTACAAACCATTCTGTACGGATATCCCCATACAAAGAAACTATCATAGAAACAAACATCACAACCCAATCTTGTTTCTGTAATAACCAAATGTTTCCAAGTACTTTGATGTCCTTATTTCGTTTGTGCATATGTGTAAAGTACTACATCGGTTTTGTGTTTAATCATATCAGctatataaattgattatagAAAACCTCATTAGTGACTAGTCATTTTGGGACACCAAGCCAATGTGGAAAGCCACTCAGGGTCATGACCAGTAATATGACAGAGGAACATATCTGAGATGGTTATACCTCAAATCTTTTGGCTGCAGCAAGGAATACATCTGGTGCAGGCTTCCCTTGTTTAACTTCTGGATCATCACCAAGGACTAGATGATGCATCAATGAAAAAAGTTCGccatgtttttgtgttttcaattcAAAATGTGTCTTCTGAGAACTGcaagatatattttaaaacGAGTGATGGTTGTAGTAGTCTGGTGAGTTATCATTATAAAACTCCAATCATAATAATGATTTATGACAATGCAAAATGTCTGAAAGGTTTGAAGTTATTGGACATGCTATACATAGATCTAATCTCCATTTGCTAAAATtacaaaatgaaaattcaaGGAACTATACCCCGTTGCCAAGGCACATGGTATTCCTTTTGCATGAAGATGTCTGATCAAGCGGCTAGCCCCTACAATTTGTACCgaaaagaataaattaaaactagcaGAGGCGAGCTgtgacgatgatgatgattaGCATAAGATAATAATATCCCGTTAGTGAAACCTTCGTAACTAGCATAAGATCTTAAGAAATGGGGCAACTCATATCCAAGCTATAGAAAGCTAAATCAGATACCATGAAGTTTTAATAGGCATTCGATAGTACATAAGAAGTAAACAAATTTAAGTCTACAGCACTTGTATCCAAGTATTTGTGTTTGTCTGTAAGCATATGAACGGTACCTGGCATGAGCTCACTTGTTGGAAACAAACTCTGCAACACCGCCTCTCTCTCAACTAGAAAACCCTCAGCAGTTAAGGTGTCACTAATTCCAGATTCTTCAACAAACACCCGAGCAGCTTCGATTGCTTTCTTTCCCATCATTTTCGCTTTGAGAGACCAATCAAAAGTTTTATTATACCTAGCAAGTATTTTTTCCTGGACTTCAGTATAAAACTTCTCTGTGTCTGAATCGGCAGAAATCATATCCCACCATCAGTTTATTTCCAAGAATCTGGGCAGAAACTATAATTCTCTCCAACTTAACAACCAAGCTATGAGAGCTCGTAAATCAACGAAAACGATATTAAAACTGTTATGGCATGAATTATAGTTGAAAATCCATGTACGCAGAACAGACGAACAACGGGACTAATTAACTCTTCCAACAATGATTAGCAACTAAAATTGGTccacaaattaataaaaaggaaagacCAAGTGAAAATCTCAAGACTATTAGTAgatacacacatatacatacatacatggcGGATCCATAAACTTTATACTGGCTGGGCAACGTGCAAGTCTGAAGACAACAAAGGATGCCACAACGTGCGTCCGcataaatgtgtgtgtgtgtgtatcctTGATGAATGAATTGATACATGGTAGGTTAAGATGTGACGGAAGAGTTCAAATACTACTACTGCTAGAGTACTCGAGTGAGACGAAGACAAAGGCAACGGAAGCAGATTGAAAGGGGGAGACGATGTAGGAcaagtgtttgatgaaattaCCGAGTAAGAGGCCGTCCATATCGAAGATGACATGAGTGATTGGTCCTCTGCCGGCGACAGCTTGGGAGGGATTCGCCATTGCAGTACTACCCAACAGCTTTTGCTTTTGGGGAAAGAGGGATGATGCTTCCGCCTTCTGCACAACTGCCACAAACAAAGGGAGGATTTGGGAAAGTTTGGCCATGTCCAACGGGAGAAATTATAGAGTAGGACAGTAGTACCACATCAGCCTAATACTTCCATCCACATTTTGCCATCTGTTCGTGTTTTTACATAGGTGAAATTTAATATCATTTTGaccttttaaaattttgaaaaagaggAAATTGTAACAATAGTCCATCAACTTTTAACTTAATTGTTGTGGCCTATTTTTTCTGACAACGGGAAGGGGGCCGGCggcaaagagagaagagagaggtgTTTGTTTATAGAATTGTGTAAaggaatgtgtgtgttatttccccctacgtagtgcctttctttatagtaataagagggagaagaaatccttcatccccaagcaATACAAGttcatataggaaagaataattagaatcaaatataatatatgatttacacaatcacacttaaactaggaaagtttacaacactcccccttgagtgtgtaaatactcaagtagatttggCATCATGTAgaggttgaggaagtcgactcgtcaaCATTAATTCTAGGAACAAGTTATTCtcaaataaggtaggaacttgcgtAAGGAAGTAAATCTCACTAAAAACACCCTAAGGCTATGGTAAAAACCTGAGTAGGGACAAAACCCATAGTCTAAGAAAAAAtgcgtgagaaatgcaaagtcaaatgaaatgtcTACGGGACGTCATcaaggatatgatcaacccaaggtgggtgcctcgttaaaacctagttaggtagtgAAAACCcattgggaaaaatgctcctattcctaggaaaaagagtacattaagatcaagcaagtgtACTTAAGGATACtcccccctgagtttgacacaattccaaagagaactagcaatgttacaacttagaaagtttacgcataccaattccatgaacaagcttctgaaacgtcgtctttgtagtgatttggtgaagaggccggctagattgtcttgtgaacggatttgcatgacttcaatcttctaatgctcttattgttgatgtgagaataagaacttcggcgcaatgtgcttggtgttgtctcctttgatgcaacccttcttgagttgttcgatgCATGCTACGTTTTCTTCAAAAATCGTCATCGAGACATCCACGAGGAGGTAAAGATTGCAGGAGCTTTGAAAAGggcccacaactgctctcaaccaaaagcattcccaagttgcttcatgtaaggtgagaatttcagcatggttagacgaagtggcaactaaggtctgtttagttgacctctaaGAGATTGAGGTGCCTCTAatagtaaagacataacccgtttaaGAATGCgccttgtgcggatcagataagtatcttGCGTccgcataaccaacaaggcgagaatcgactCGAGATAAGGGGGTGCAACATAACTCAATGATCCGTAAGGATAAAACgagcccaaatccgtagtacccttaaggtaacagaagatgtctttaacaccagtctAATGTATGCGTGTTGGTGCATTAttatatcttgccaaaagattcacAGCGAgtgagatgtcgggtctagtgcattgagctaagtacaataaagcgcctatcacatttatcgcacttagataaggaacttcaggctccaaaatctctttatCATCCTCCTTCCGACGAAAGGAATCTCATTTTCCATCTAGCAatcgaacgaccataggagtactcgaaggcttcgctttatcttTGTTGAAGTAGTgtaacaccttctgggtgtagtttgtttgatgtactaagattttATCCGAACGATGCTCTATCTCAAGACCGAGACAGTATCaagtctttcctagatctttcatctcaaatttcgacTTCAAGTGTGCGACAGTTTTagcgagctcttcaggagttccgataaaattcatgtcatcgacatatattgcaacaatcgcaaaactgaaatgtgacttcttaatgaacacacaaggacatagtttgttgttcagatatccctgactagtcaaatactcactcagacggttataccacattcttccagatTGCTTTAAACCGCAGAGTGAATGCCTTAGCTAAATTAAAAGCGTGTtccggggtttggaaatatttgatccagccaatgtaagtcctttgggaacttttcatataaatttctatatcaagatccctatagagatacgtagttactacgtccatcagctgcatattcaatttttcaaaaactactaaactgataaggtaacgaaaagtaatcacatccataacgggtgaataagtttcatcatagtcaatcccggggcattgtgagaagccttgtgcaacaagatgagctttgtaatgcacaatttcattcttctcattacgcttcggAATGAAAACCCATTTGTAGCCAATGTGCTTCATATGTGAAGAAGTAGGAGCTGCAGGTCCAAACACCCTACGTTTCGTAAGCGAActgagttcgacttggattgcttgtttccagtttgaccaattggTTTCtatgtcgacattcatcaacggaacggagttcaatgtcatcactcaacatgatctcagtagctactgcatatgataatgcatcgtcgacgatcatctcatttctacaccacacaTCATCTAAACTAGCATAGTAGAccgaaatctcatgattctcgGGAGGTGtattcgtctcttcaaggacgcttccgtaatctagaatttcctcacgAGTTGGATAAAAAGAGTAAACGACAGTTAGATTCACGGTAAGCTCTTTAGGTGCATGTGTCATGGGTTTCTTCTTCCGGGGCTATTAATCCTTTAAACCAAGAGGTATGCCATGTTTTTGTTTAGGGGCAGATGATTAGCTAGCCGCTAATGTACATGGATCACCAAAGTTGGCGTCCTAGGCCTCCAAGAGGGAAGTCAGTCGTAcattggtacatccatctttgcaagCACATTCGCAGCTGAAATATATGATCTAGTCACTTGCGCTAGATAggtgaaagcatctggcatgctttgagcTATGCTTTGAAGATCTAGTATAcgctgcacttcagtttcagactaaGCGATGCAGAGATCTAAATGAGGcaaagtgggagtcgtccacgataattcgAGTCATTCTTCAAGAACGTTGACAtttttatctccccctaacaacgggaagattgtctcatagaagtgacaatccattAAACGAGCGGTAAACATATCGTTTGTCAATGGTTCTAATTAACGAATAAtcaaaggagaatcatatccgacatagattcccatccttTGATGAGGCcctatttttgtacgtaagggcggTGAAATTGGCACATAGACCGTACAACCAAAAATGCACAGATACGATATGTCGAGTTCGTATCCGGTAATCAACTAAAGGGCGCTATATGGTTGGTCGCAACAGGTGGACCAACAtggctgcgtgcaatattgcttGGCCCTAAGCAATGATCGGGAGCTTGGTAtgtatgaccaacgatcgagcaatcatttgtaagcgcttaatgaatgcctccGCGAGGCCATTATGGGTATGACCATGgggtactggatgttcaacttcaaccccaactgacatgtaatagtcatcaaaagttttagatgtgaattctccagcattatccaattgaATAGATTTGATCGAATAATCAAGGTGGTGGGCcttgagcttgataacctgagccaacagtttggagaatgcaacGTTCCTTATAGATAACAAGCACATGTGTTGCAAAACGgggcattcttaggtatgaagttagtgaaatagatacATTTACGTAAGAcagtgtgcgtggttgcactatttgccagacaactaactgcCTCACTaatcatacctagaatgaaaattaatttgaatcggtcatatgcataaaagttctaaaaaaaaaaaaatatccattcaaaataattttaagtattcaaggatggtaattaattaaaaacttaatatcgaAAAACAAATCActaacaaataatccaaacataaaggaaaattgttcaaaatttaaccaaacacacaagggggttcggccactaggtggaattcaaCCCCAATGTCTAAATTTCAActagaaaaatagtttatgtctaagattctaatcttctaTAAGGGTGATAGCCTTTTGAAAGTTAGAAACCTTCATCTTGAAAGCCCAAATGCTGTCGTTCATGTCCTTCTTCAGCCAAGAAGatgtcattttggtgatcaaaacgatcagcCAAAGTGACTCATAGTGCTCGTGGATCTTTCTCCGCAAGGTACTCGGTTTACAGTGtgtcatgaatatgtcttcggatgaagatcatggcagtggcTTTCTTAGCTTCACCAACTGAGTTGTTTGCCTCATCTTCAATGGTAGGACGCAAATTCTTTGCaatgaggtggagcttcacatcttggacccacttgaggtagttttttcCAAAGATCTCCAAagcggtgaagtcgagtttgttcaaatttgacatattccTATCATAAAATAAAGGACAAGATGTgattagtgtaatggagaaacaaaatcaatccattcacataggagtagaacattcaagttctaatagacatgAATTGGTTAAAATTCGTATGAAAAAACtttaggttttcaaacaaggcatgcttctagaaacttcaggtttcgaaataattataaacttcaggttcatatgttcctgcagacaaacacaaatatatacacagaaatatggaacaagaaaatatgcaaatagaacttcaggtctataattataattgaattaattatttggacttcggaccaaatttaaagtgtgggtgaaaaattataaaacctaaattgtctaaaaaaataaacaattaatctTGGGGCCTAAAAACATGGGCCAAAGCCCACGGGTGGGCTGAGCAAAGTGGAGCCGTGCGTCCTAGGCCTAAGAATGGGCTGGAATGGGCTCGGGCCTAGCATGCAGGCTGGCCTAACATCACAAATTACTGGGTTGCAGGCTCAAGCCCAAAGAAGAGGCCCGAAAAGGGCTTTGGTCTGGTGTGACGCGTACACCGGGATGGGGGAAGGGGGCAGGGGACGCAATCCTGTGCGTCACGGTACATGAGAGCCATAACAGCCATGTAGGCTGTGATCCTCTATGGTGCGAGACACGGGAATGCTATGGCCTAGGAAGGTCGGTGTTTTGGGCCAAGGAGAGCTCCAAAGCCAAATGGGCTAGTGCTTATCATGAGCGGACCAAGCCCACATAAGCTTGGGTTTCAAACCAGACACCTCAACGTGCGCTGGGTGAACATCGCCAGAGAAGACAATTGGCGCCATCGCTACAGGTGGTCGTGTCTAGGTGCAAAAATCACGGCAAAGAACTGTGGGTTCGATGACAACCCATAAAAGTAAACAGAGAGTAGAGACTCTCAATGTTTGCGTTAGAAACCCTAGGAAAATTAATCAgagttttgaagaaaaatcgaTGAGATTCAAAACGAATCTTGTCCAAAAACTCGTTGAGGGGTGAAAATGATCTACAAGTCATCGAGATGAGGACCCAATATCAGGTTTGGGCAGCAGGCCCTATGAGGGAAAGAGACGTCATGGATGGCGTCAGGTGTGTTCTGGATTTCAAACTAGAAACCCATGGATCCGGCATATGGTCTCGCGCTCGGCGTGGCTCGCCCAAGCCTGTAGCCTATGTGGCCGAGGTCATGGGTTTGAAGAACCCTAGTGTTTTCCAatttctattgttttttttttccaattaattcaaagcatatataatttgaatgaatgaacatatatttgatgcaattcatggcaatatcaaattcacataattcaacaattatgaatataatgcatacacaatttatgtaggatctaaaattcgaaaaacgtaaagttgggtcatgcattatggtgaatgttcatgctattagggctgtaaaaatatcaagataaaaaccattgttttggaagaacctgattgcatgatgatatggatgaactggtttgatgcaaaaATAAGCTTCCACGTCAAATTCCTAAGCGTAGTGgtaggagcgtgctgataacgtgttgtggcctATTTTATTTGACAAGGGGTAGGGGGCCGTCagcaaagagagaagaaagagaaagatgtGTGTTTGTAGATTTGTGTAGAG
This Pyrus communis chromosome 6, drPyrComm1.1, whole genome shotgun sequence DNA region includes the following protein-coding sequences:
- the LOC137737225 gene encoding (DL)-glycerol-3-phosphatase 2 encodes the protein MANPSQAVAGRGPITHVIFDMDGLLLDTEKFYTEVQEKILARYNKTFDWSLKAKMMGKKAIEAARVFVEESGISDTLTAEGFLVEREAVLQSLFPTSELMPGASRLIRHLHAKGIPCALATGSQKTHFELKTQKHGELFSLMHHLVLGDDPEVKQGKPAPDVFLAAAKRFEGSPIDPKKILVFEDAPAGVLAAKNAGMKVVMVPDPRLDSCFYDIADQVLKSLSDLNPSDWGLPPFDNLAS